GAAGCACGACGCCGAACACGCCGAGCGCCATCCAGCCGAAGAACACGAAGCCCCAATGCAGCGGCGCAACGAACAGTTCTTCCATGAACCAGAACGTGTGGCCCCATTCATTCAGGCCGACGTTCGGGATGATCATGAACGGGCCAATCGCCACGATCAGATAGGCCACCGAATAGCCCTTGGCGAAATACGGAAGACGCGTCTTCGCATAGAAGAAGCCGCCAACCGCGATCACCGAGTAGATCGGGTAGCTCATGTAGAACTCGATGATGTGCGACGGCGTGAAGTCCGTGTCGCGAATCACCGTCATGTGCCAGGTGCCGTCCTGCTCCGTGAAGAACGACGCGCCCCAGTAAATGGCCGCGGCGTAAACCACCAGCCACTGCACCTCAACCACCAGGCGGCGCATTTCTTCGCGCGCCGTCAACGTCGAGAAGTCGCGCGTGCGCGTCTTCCAAAGAAAGCCCGCAAGGCCAATGCCAGAGATCAGCTCAAGCGGAATCTCGGTCCATAGGATCGACATCCAATAGGTCTGGAACTCCGGCGCAAACGAGTCCAGGCCAGCGCGCCAGCCATAAATCTGCTCGTAAATGCGAACGACCAGATAGAACCCGTTCAGAACGGCCAAGCCGATCCACATGCCCTTAAGGTCTACTACAGCTTCCGTGCCAGCAGCAGCCCGGGCTGCTGTGTCAGTCGTTGAGCTCATACCCTTCTCCTCCAATGTGCTCCCAGGGAATTGCGCGTGACCGGTATCGCTCCGCCTCCCACAACGGAGCCGCTTCGTCCTCGTTTCGTAAAGCAAAGCGAAAGCGCGTCTTCTTCTAAAAACACGCAAAACCGCCCTTGTCTGCCGCAGCCTTCCCGAACATTCCAGAAAATCCCCCCGCCCACAGGCGAGCAAATCATTCCAAAATCCCCGGAACCCGGCTGCTTGTTGTTATCGGACGAAAACCGACGTCGCCGCCTAAGCCAAAATCTACAAATCCGCCCCCTTGAAAGAGCAGACCGCAGACCCAGCTCAGCGTGCCGCAACATTCCAATAACCCCCAATATTCACAATACCCGTTAGTATAGAGGAAAACAATCTATCGAATAGCTAATGCAACCCTAGTGGATGGTGTCATAACCACTCTTACAGGTTGGGTAGGACTGCGAACGCGCGTGTGGTCGGATGAGTAATCTCGCTTGGTATCAGTTGCTTAAGCAGCGTGGCGCCATCGGCAGCAATTTTTTGGCATAACCGTGGCTGTTTGTGGCGGTCTCCTCGCCAGTTGGACAGACCCTCTTGCGCAATCGACCGGAACTCACGGCGCGACCAGGGCATTGCGCAGATCCGTCGCCCTCGCGTCGCGCTTGGAAAGCGGCGCAACGCCGAAGCGGAGCTCGATCGTGCGCAGCACGGACAGGGTGTCGTAGACAGTCTTGTCGACGAAGCCCTTCTTGGCGAAGGGAGAAATGATCAGCGTCGGCACGCGGATGCCGGGACCGTAGTCGTCTCTTTTGGGCGGCGCGACGTGATCCCAGAACCCGCCATTTTCATCGGCCGTGACGATGATCAGCATGTCGACCCAATTGGGGCTCTTGCGCAGCCTTGCGACGACGTCCGCGACATGAGCGTCGCCGGCGGCGAGATCCGAATAATCCGGATGCCCGTTGAACACGCCGAGAGGCTTGCAAAAGCTCACCTGCGGCAGATCGCCTTCGTCAATGGCTTTGTAAAATTCGTCGGCGTCCTTGAGGTTGTTGCGGCCGTTCTGGCCCGGCGCGTAATTGGCGAAATAGGCGAACGGCTGATGGTGAGTCTGAAAAAAGTCGGGCTTGCCTTCGCCATAAGGCTTGAGGCGCCCCTCGACGACGTCGCGCCAGCCGCCCGCGTACCAGGCCCAAGTGACGCCCTTCTCGGTCATGCGATCGCCGATCGTCGGCAAATGCGATGGCGGAAGCCGCTCCTGCGCTTCCGTCCTGTCATGCTTCGACACCGGATTTCCCGGCTGAAGCGTTCCAATCGCCTCCAGTTTCTTGGTCAGCGGGGCGAGGTTCATATGGCGCGGCGGGCCGTCGAGCACGCTTCGCGGCGAGTCGGGCTGTCGAGCGCGAATGACGAGCGCCGCCCCCTTGGCGTCCTTGATGGCGTCGAGCTTCGGATCGAATTTCTTTTTCGTTGCTTCAACCGGATTGTCGAAGACCGGCGCGCAGCCGCAGATAAGGAAGAAATGGTTGAGCATCGAGCCGCCGAACGCCGCGTGAAAGAAATGGTCGGCGAGGGTGAATTCCTTCGCCAGGGCCCATTGTTTCAGCTGTGAACCGTCGTAATAGCCCATGACCAGCGCGCCGGCGTTCGACGCCTCGACGAAACGGTCCATTTTTCCGCCGTCGATCTGCTCCTGCTCGAGATAGAAATCATGCACCGGGTCCATGGTGTGACCATCGATGTCGACATAAGGCTCGAGGCGAAACGGCGCGTTGGGCAAGCGTCGCGGGAAGCGATCGTCCCATCGGGGACGCGGCAGCGCGGGCAGCGGGCTTCCGTCAAAATCCACTTGTGGCGGGTGCTGAGCCGAGTTGACGCCCTCGGCGTCCGGAAACAGCCCGAACACATGGTCGAAGCTGCGATTTTCAGTGAAAATGACAACGACATGGCCAATTCGCGCGAAAGGATTTTCTTGGTCCTGCGCCTCGGCGCATGCGCAGGTCGCGGCCGCACACATGGCCAGCGAGATTACGAATCGTCCGACAGCTTTCATTGACAGGCGTCCTCCGCGCGGCGCGACGCCGCGCGGAGAATTTAATTGGCGACGCCGCACGATTTGTGACGGCGCCGTCTTCCTTTCATTTTAGCGGGCGTTTCGCTCAAGTCCGCTTACTGGGGGAGCGGCGTGTCCTTGGTGCGTGGCGGCAGCACCGGATAAACCGCCTTAGGCTGGTCGCCATTCAGAGTCCCGAGGAATGCGACGATCGCCTTGATGTCCGGATCGGAGAAATTTTCGCCGAGCTGGTCTTTGGCCATCAGGTCGACCGCCTCTTCCAGAGTCCAGACGGTGCCGGTGTGGAAGTAAGGCGCGCGCAACGCCACATTGCGCAGGGGCGCAGAGCGGAAGACGAAATCGTCCGCTGCGTCATTGGTGACCTTGGAGCGGCCCTTATCAGCGACGGGCATGATCTCGACGCCCGGCTTTTGAGCGACCCCGAAGGGGAAATAGCCGTTGCCGCCGATGTTGACGCCGCCGTGACAAGCGGCGCAGCCCTTGTCGATGAAAAGACGCAGGCCTTTTTTCTCAACGTCATTGAGCGCGTTGACGTCGCCCTTCAGGAACTTGTCGAATGGCGCGTTCGGCGTCGTCAGCGTCGCCTCGAAAGCCTCGATGGCCTTCGCCATGTTGTCGAAACTGACCGGCTTGGGGTCCGCCGGAAAGGCGGCCTTGAACTCCGCAACATAGGCCGGCATGCTATTCAGCATCTTTTCGACCTGCGCCGGCGTGTTGTTCATTTCGACGTCGGCCTGGACCGGGCCTTTCGCTTGCGCCTTAAGGTCGACGGCGCGCCCATCCCAAAATTGCGCGACGTTGAATACGGCGTTGAGCACGGTCGGCGCGCGGCGCGGTCCCTTCGCCCAGCCGTGGCCGATCGACGTCGGGCCGGCGTCAACGCCGCCGGTTCCGAGATTGTGACAGCTGTTGCAGCTGATGATCTGACTCTTGGAAAGCCGCGGATCGAAAAAGAGCTTGCTGCCGAGGTCGATCTTGGCCGGCGTGATCTCGTTATTCTTGACGACGCTCGCGACGCTCGCGGCGTCGATCGGCTTGAAGACCGCGTTGGCGTCGGCGCGCAAATCGCCCGCGACGGCCATGGCCGGCGCCAGCAGAGTCGCTGCGAGCGCGGCGAACCTGGTCAAATACATCCCTTACTCCTGCAGTTGATTTGCGGAGGCGCCGTTTCGCGCCGCGAGGAAGGCCTCTCTGCGGACGTCAGCTACCACAGCCACGCTGCCGGCGGAAGGGCGCCTGAGCAGTGACCCTGTTTAAAAACAGTCCAGTGTAGCATGAACACGACTTGAAGAGCGTCGCGCCAAAAACGGAACGCCAAGCACAGCCCAAGCATGAGATCGTGCGGTTTATTGCGTCACTCTAATGCAATGCACAATCATTACTCGTCATGACGGATATTCGTCCGGCGAGTTCTTTTACGCCCGCGCCGAGCGTCACAGCCATGACTTGCCCTGCCGCTAAAAGCAGAGCAAACTTAACGTGAAAACAAAAGCCGGCGAGAAGCCGAGCGGTCGCGGAGGGGCTCATGGCGCGCGTTCCTAAGTTTCGCAAATCCGTTGAGGCGGCGCTTGTCGCGCTTCCGCTTGCGGCGCTGCTCGCCGCCGGCGGCTGGGCGATGGCTGAGCCGCTCGGCCTGCCAAAAGTCCCCATCCCGGCGGACAATCCGCAGTCGCCGGAAAAGATCGCGCTCGGCGACAAGCTGTTCCATGACGCGCGCTTCTCGATCGACGGCACGGTGAGCTGCTCGACCTGTCACAACGACAAGAAGGCGTTCACCGACAGCCCGCTGCGCGTCTCGGAGGGCCATCACAAGCTGACCGGCACCCGCAACGCTCCGACGGTCATCAACGCGGCCTATTACACCTCGCAGTTCTGGGACGGGCGCTCGATCTCGCTGGAGGATCAGTCGCAGCACCCGATGGTCAACCCCGTCGAAATGGGGCTGCCCGATCACGAGCCGGTGCTCAAGATCGTTCGTGAAGATCCCGCCTATGTCGAGGGCTTCAAGAAGGCGTTCGGCAAGAGCGGTCGCGATGTGACGATGGATGACGTCAAGAAGGCGATCGCGAGCTTCGAGCGCACGGTCATCTCGGGCGATTCGCCCTTCGACAAATGGTATTTCGGCGGCGACCGCAACGCCATCAGCGATCAGGCCAAGCGCGGCTTCGACCTTTATGTCGGCCAGGGCCGCTGCGTCTCCTGCCATGTCATCGAACAGACGCAGGCGCTCTTCACCGACAATCGGTTCCACAATATCGGCGTCGGCATCAACCGCATTCAAAACGACGTCCCGCGCCTCGCCGCCGAATTCCT
This window of the Methylocystis hirsuta genome carries:
- the amoC gene encoding bacterial ammonia monooxygenase, subunit AmoC → MSSTTDTAARAAAGTEAVVDLKGMWIGLAVLNGFYLVVRIYEQIYGWRAGLDSFAPEFQTYWMSILWTEIPLELISGIGLAGFLWKTRTRDFSTLTAREEMRRLVVEVQWLVVYAAAIYWGASFFTEQDGTWHMTVIRDTDFTPSHIIEFYMSYPIYSVIAVGGFFYAKTRLPYFAKGYSVAYLIVAIGPFMIIPNVGLNEWGHTFWFMEELFVAPLHWGFVFFGWMALGVFGVVLQLLINVQRLIGKEGVALLTE
- the acpA gene encoding acid phosphatase; the encoded protein is MKAVGRFVISLAMCAAATCACAEAQDQENPFARIGHVVVIFTENRSFDHVFGLFPDAEGVNSAQHPPQVDFDGSPLPALPRPRWDDRFPRRLPNAPFRLEPYVDIDGHTMDPVHDFYLEQEQIDGGKMDRFVEASNAGALVMGYYDGSQLKQWALAKEFTLADHFFHAAFGGSMLNHFFLICGCAPVFDNPVEATKKKFDPKLDAIKDAKGAALVIRARQPDSPRSVLDGPPRHMNLAPLTKKLEAIGTLQPGNPVSKHDRTEAQERLPPSHLPTIGDRMTEKGVTWAWYAGGWRDVVEGRLKPYGEGKPDFFQTHHQPFAYFANYAPGQNGRNNLKDADEFYKAIDEGDLPQVSFCKPLGVFNGHPDYSDLAAGDAHVADVVARLRKSPNWVDMLIIVTADENGGFWDHVAPPKRDDYGPGIRVPTLIISPFAKKGFVDKTVYDTLSVLRTIELRFGVAPLSKRDARATDLRNALVAP
- a CDS encoding cytochrome-c peroxidase, producing MYLTRFAALAATLLAPAMAVAGDLRADANAVFKPIDAASVASVVKNNEITPAKIDLGSKLFFDPRLSKSQIISCNSCHNLGTGGVDAGPTSIGHGWAKGPRRAPTVLNAVFNVAQFWDGRAVDLKAQAKGPVQADVEMNNTPAQVEKMLNSMPAYVAEFKAAFPADPKPVSFDNMAKAIEAFEATLTTPNAPFDKFLKGDVNALNDVEKKGLRLFIDKGCAACHGGVNIGGNGYFPFGVAQKPGVEIMPVADKGRSKVTNDAADDFVFRSAPLRNVALRAPYFHTGTVWTLEEAVDLMAKDQLGENFSDPDIKAIVAFLGTLNGDQPKAVYPVLPPRTKDTPLPQ
- a CDS encoding cytochrome-c peroxidase, which encodes MARVPKFRKSVEAALVALPLAALLAAGGWAMAEPLGLPKVPIPADNPQSPEKIALGDKLFHDARFSIDGTVSCSTCHNDKKAFTDSPLRVSEGHHKLTGTRNAPTVINAAYYTSQFWDGRSISLEDQSQHPMVNPVEMGLPDHEPVLKIVREDPAYVEGFKKAFGKSGRDVTMDDVKKAIASFERTVISGDSPFDKWYFGGDRNAISDQAKRGFDLYVGQGRCVSCHVIEQTQALFTDNRFHNIGVGINRIQNDVPRLAAEFLKAKAAGASVDKTVLADPKVSDLGRFAVTNAFDEIGAFKTTTLRNIAMTAPYMHDGSLKTLKDVVKHYNEGGKSPGDPWPVNPYLSGGIRPLDLKDQQIDDLVAFLETLTSPAYVTAQTK